Proteins from a genomic interval of Zingiber officinale cultivar Zhangliang chromosome 1B, Zo_v1.1, whole genome shotgun sequence:
- the LOC121977822 gene encoding transcription repressor OFP13-like produces the protein MERIKSYFNSIGPICIQEAKTQSFRGDYLCSTSYSTASPPFSLTHPLGSPLPCEDDDDSTTLPSSSSLSSDRDRKLNHSDERFARPVTSERFFYSPCTSKSIVEEYSDELDSEVACCERIAVLSEDPYRDFLASMEEVVAAHELREWRGLQELLRCYLRLNERKNHKAIVLAFVDLLTRCASLDKTS, from the coding sequence ATGGAAAGGATCAAGTCATATTTCAACTCTATTGGCCCCATCTGCATCCAAGAAGCCAAGACGCAATCCTTCCGAGGAGACTACCTCTGCTCCACCTCCTACTCCACCGCCTCCCCACCCTTCTCCCTCACCCACCCTCTCGGCTCCCCTCTGCCCTGCGAGGACGACGACGACTCCACCACTCTCCCCTCGTCGTCGTCTTTGAGCTCCGACCGCGATCGCAAGCTCAACCACTCCGACGAGCGCTTCGCGCGCCCCGTCACTTCTGAAAGGTTCTTCTACTCGCCCTGCACCAGCAAATCCATCGTGGAGGAGTACTCCGACGAGCTCGACAGCGAGGTCGCCTGCTGCGAGAGGATCGCCGTCTTGTCGGAGGACCCGTACCGTGACTTCCTGGCGTCGATGGAGGAGGTGGTGGCGGCGCACGAGCTGAGGGAGTGGCGCGGCCTGCAGGAGCTTCTTCGTTGCTACTTGAGGCTCAACGAGAGGAAGAACCACAAGGCGATTGTGCTGGCGTTTGTCGATCTGTTGACGCGCTGCGCCTCATTGGACAAGACAAGCTAA